One segment of Streptomyces sp. TG1A-8 DNA contains the following:
- a CDS encoding histone deacetylase, producing the protein MKVLPVIDPALPGDRRPERVWYTSYGSNTHLDRLADYVLGGRSPGAARGYPGCRNRAMPTRSIPVELAGAMYFATRSAVWGGGRAFYDPRADGRVMARAHLVTAGQFSDIAAQEMYREPGEPLDLEGVLSSGRAVLGGGRYETLVCAGRIDGLPVLTFTAPWGVDDVPWLSPSPAYVRFLASGLLSAGAWDLEAVAAYVAACPGAAGHWSARAVARLVLG; encoded by the coding sequence GTGAAGGTCCTACCGGTCATCGACCCGGCGTTGCCCGGCGACCGCCGTCCCGAGCGGGTCTGGTACACCTCCTACGGTTCGAACACGCACCTGGACCGGCTCGCCGACTACGTCCTGGGGGGCCGATCACCCGGGGCGGCGAGGGGGTACCCGGGGTGCCGGAACCGGGCGATGCCCACCCGGTCGATTCCCGTGGAGCTGGCGGGCGCGATGTACTTCGCCACCCGCTCGGCCGTGTGGGGAGGCGGCAGGGCCTTCTACGACCCGCGGGCCGACGGGCGCGTGATGGCGAGGGCGCACCTGGTGACGGCCGGCCAGTTCTCCGACATCGCCGCCCAGGAGATGTACCGGGAGCCCGGCGAACCGCTGGACCTGGAGGGCGTCCTGTCGAGCGGCCGGGCCGTGCTGGGCGGCGGCCGCTACGAGACCCTGGTGTGCGCCGGGCGGATCGACGGCCTCCCGGTCCTGACCTTCACCGCGCCGTGGGGGGTGGACGACGTCCCCTGGCTCTCCCCCTCGCCCGCGTACGTGCGCTTCCTCGCCTCCGGCCTGTTGTCGGCGGGTGCCTGGGACCTGGAAGCGGTCGCCGCCTACGTGGCCGCCTGCCCGGGTGCCGCCGGCCACTGGTCGGCCCGGGCCGTTGCCCGCCTCGTGCTCGGGTGA
- a CDS encoding bifunctional DNA primase/polymerase: MATPDRQATTLALAHALSAAERGLAVIPLSRTKLPALRSPHRDDPGPTPCHGECGRFGHGVHDASTDPRRIRELFAAAPRATGYGIACGLPPHHLIGIDLDTKTGTDSSAALRELALRHLFTIPETVVVITPSGGRHLWLTGPPDVVVPNSAGRLAPGIDIRGAGGYLVGPGSRTDHGAYTAVSGTARLAPAACPPALLRLLLPAPRTAPPAPPRPGDHGGGLVHFVLAAHEGQRNTRLFWAACRAYENGLGPALLTPLVEAARTTGLTEREARATIASAARMTGHRP; encoded by the coding sequence ATGGCCACCCCCGACCGGCAGGCCACGACGCTGGCCCTCGCGCACGCCCTGTCAGCCGCCGAACGCGGACTGGCCGTCATCCCCCTGTCCCGGACGAAACTCCCGGCCCTGCGTTCCCCGCACCGCGACGACCCCGGCCCCACGCCCTGCCACGGCGAATGCGGCCGCTTCGGCCACGGCGTGCACGACGCCTCGACCGACCCCCGCCGCATCCGGGAGCTGTTCGCCGCCGCGCCCCGGGCCACCGGGTACGGCATCGCCTGCGGACTGCCCCCGCACCACCTCATCGGCATCGACCTGGACACCAAGACCGGCACCGACTCCTCGGCCGCGCTGCGCGAACTGGCCCTGCGGCACCTGTTCACGATCCCGGAGACGGTGGTGGTGATCACTCCGAGCGGAGGCCGCCACCTGTGGCTCACCGGCCCGCCGGACGTCGTCGTCCCCAACTCGGCCGGCCGGCTGGCCCCCGGCATCGACATCCGGGGCGCCGGCGGCTACCTCGTCGGCCCCGGCTCCCGCACCGACCACGGTGCGTACACCGCCGTGTCCGGCACCGCGCGCCTCGCCCCCGCAGCCTGCCCGCCCGCCCTGCTGCGGCTCCTGCTGCCCGCGCCCCGCACCGCGCCCCCGGCGCCACCGCGGCCCGGCGACCACGGCGGGGGCCTGGTCCACTTCGTCCTGGCCGCGCACGAGGGCCAGCGCAACACCCGCCTGTTCTGGGCCGCCTGCCGCGCCTACGAGAACGGCCTCGGCCCCGCCCTGCTCACCCCCCTGGTCGAGGCGGCCCGCACCACCGGCCTGACCGAACGCGAAGCCCGGGCGACCATCGCCTCGGCGGCCCGCATGACCGGCCACCGCCCCTGA
- a CDS encoding SigE family RNA polymerase sigma factor, which produces MTAPVCTSASAAAAPARQAHPYPSFASYVRDRQPVLLRTARSLTANPCDAEDLLQTALAKTYVAWERIEDHRALDGYVRRALVNTRTSQWRKRRVDEFVCDEPPEPEPVPGGDDPAERQALHDAMWRAIARLPARQRAMVVLRYYEDLSEAQTAEVLGVSVGTVKSAVSRALGKLREDPELVVVR; this is translated from the coding sequence ATGACCGCACCCGTCTGCACCAGCGCCTCGGCCGCCGCCGCACCGGCGCGGCAGGCCCACCCGTACCCGTCCTTCGCGTCGTACGTCAGGGACCGCCAGCCGGTCCTGCTGCGCACCGCGCGCTCGCTGACCGCCAACCCGTGCGACGCCGAGGACCTGCTGCAGACCGCGCTGGCCAAGACGTACGTGGCCTGGGAGCGCATCGAGGACCACCGGGCGCTGGACGGCTACGTGCGCCGGGCGCTGGTGAACACGCGCACCTCGCAGTGGCGCAAGCGGAGGGTGGACGAGTTCGTCTGCGACGAGCCGCCCGAACCGGAACCCGTGCCCGGCGGGGACGACCCGGCCGAGCGGCAGGCGCTGCACGACGCGATGTGGCGGGCGATCGCCAGGCTGCCCGCGCGGCAGCGGGCGATGGTCGTCCTCCGGTACTACGAGGACCTCAGCGAGGCCCAGACGGCCGAGGTGCTCGGCGTCTCGGTGGGCACGGTGAAGTCGGCGGTGTCGCGTGCGCTCGGCAAACTGCGCGAGGACCCCGAGCTGGTGGTGGTGAGGTAG
- a CDS encoding long-chain fatty acid--CoA ligase, with protein MLSTMQDVPLTVTRILTHGMLVHGRSRITTWTGEAEPQRRSFAEAGARAVQLANALRDELGVRDDDRVATLMWNNAEHVEAYFAIPSMGAVLHTLNLRLPAEQLVWIVNHAADRVIILNGSLIPLLAPLLSKLPTVEHIVVSGPGDRAPLEGATARVHEYEELIVGRPTTYDWPELDERQAAAMCYTSGTTGDPKGVIYSHRSIYLHSMQVNMTQSMGLTDQDTSLVVVPQFHVNAWGLPHATFMTGVNLLMPDRFLQPAPLAEMIERERPTHAAAVPTIWQGLLAELTGRPRDVSSLTQVTIGGSACPPSLMEAFDRLGMRVCHAWGMTETSPLGTVARPPAHAVGTEEELAYRLTQGRFPAGVEARLTGPGGERLPWDGESAGELEVRGNWIAGAYYNGPGAEPLRPADKFSEDGWLKTGDVGTITPEGFLTLTDRAKDVIKSGGEWISSVELENALMSHPDVAEAAVVAVPDEKWGERPLATVVLREGATADFRTLRAFLAEEGHIARWQLPERWTIIESVPKTSVGKFDKKVLRRQYAEGGLDVTTL; from the coding sequence GTGCTGAGCACCATGCAGGACGTACCGCTGACCGTCACCCGCATTCTCACGCACGGGATGCTGGTGCACGGGCGGTCCCGGATCACCACCTGGACCGGGGAGGCGGAGCCGCAGCGGCGCAGCTTCGCCGAGGCGGGCGCGCGGGCGGTGCAGCTGGCGAACGCCCTCCGGGACGAGCTCGGCGTCCGGGACGACGACCGGGTCGCGACCCTGATGTGGAACAACGCCGAGCACGTCGAGGCGTACTTCGCGATCCCCTCCATGGGCGCGGTGCTGCACACGCTCAACCTGCGGCTGCCCGCAGAGCAGCTGGTGTGGATCGTCAACCACGCCGCCGACCGTGTGATCATCCTCAACGGTTCCCTGATCCCCCTGCTCGCCCCCCTGCTGTCCAAGCTGCCGACGGTGGAGCACATCGTGGTCTCCGGCCCCGGCGACCGTGCCCCGCTGGAGGGCGCCACCGCGCGGGTGCACGAGTACGAGGAGCTGATCGTCGGCCGGCCCACCACCTACGACTGGCCGGAGCTGGACGAACGCCAGGCCGCCGCCATGTGCTACACCTCCGGCACGACCGGCGACCCCAAGGGCGTGATCTACAGCCACCGTTCCATCTACCTGCACTCCATGCAGGTCAACATGACCCAGTCGATGGGCCTGACCGACCAGGACACCTCACTGGTCGTGGTCCCGCAGTTCCACGTCAACGCCTGGGGCCTGCCGCACGCCACGTTCATGACCGGCGTCAACCTGCTGATGCCGGACCGCTTCCTGCAGCCCGCCCCGCTCGCGGAGATGATCGAGCGGGAGAGGCCGACGCACGCGGCCGCCGTCCCCACCATCTGGCAGGGACTGCTCGCCGAGCTGACGGGCAGGCCGCGCGACGTCTCCTCCCTCACCCAGGTCACCATCGGCGGCTCGGCCTGCCCGCCCTCCCTCATGGAGGCCTTCGACCGGCTCGGCATGCGGGTCTGCCATGCCTGGGGCATGACGGAGACCTCCCCGCTGGGCACGGTGGCCCGTCCGCCGGCCCACGCGGTCGGCACCGAGGAGGAGCTCGCCTACCGCCTCACCCAGGGCCGCTTCCCGGCCGGCGTCGAGGCGCGCCTCACCGGCCCCGGCGGCGAACGCCTGCCCTGGGACGGCGAGTCGGCGGGCGAGCTGGAGGTGCGCGGCAACTGGATCGCCGGCGCCTACTACAACGGCCCCGGCGCCGAACCCCTGCGGCCCGCCGACAAGTTCAGCGAGGACGGCTGGCTGAAGACGGGCGACGTGGGCACGATCACCCCCGAGGGCTTCCTCACCCTCACCGACCGTGCCAAGGACGTCATCAAGTCGGGCGGCGAGTGGATCTCCTCGGTCGAACTGGAGAACGCGCTGATGTCCCACCCGGACGTGGCCGAGGCCGCCGTGGTCGCCGTGCCCGACGAGAAGTGGGGCGAGCGCCCGCTGGCCACGGTCGTCCTCAGGGAGGGCGCGACCGCCGACTTCCGGACCCTGCGGGCCTTCCTCGCCGAGGAGGGCCACATCGCCCGGTGGCAGCTCCCCGAGCGCTGGACGATCATCGAGTCCGTCCCGAAGACGAGCGTGGGCAAGTTCGACAAGAAGGTGCTGCGCAGGCAGTACGCGGAGGGCGGACTGGACGTCACCACCCTCTGA